A genome region from Oceanococcus sp. HetDA_MAG_MS8 includes the following:
- a CDS encoding DegT/DnrJ/EryC1/StrS aminotransferase family protein codes for MLNSQVAPWPCFTQEEAAAVERVLLSNRVNYWTGTEGRDFEKEFAAWVGARYAVALANGTVALDLALKGLDIGPGDEVIVTPRTFLASVSCVVTAGATPVFADVDRDSGNLTAQTIAAVMTPKTKAVICVHLAGWPCDMDPIMALAEEHSFFVIEDCAQAHGARYKGRSVGSIGHVGAWSFCQDKIMTTGGEGGMVTTSDAELWSRMWSYKDHGKSWSAVYERQHPPGFRWLHESFGTNWRMTEMQSAIGRIQLKRMREWTRKRQVNAMAIMDVLQEFDGQGGVIRAPGQRACDGCNRAGECVIEADGSGCVHAQYKLYAYVQPHNLAQGWSRDRIVAEVCAEGVPCFQGGCSEVYLEKAFENTNWRPKSRLPVARELGETSLMFLVHPTLTESDIQKTCAVLRKVLQWAEA; via the coding sequence ATGTTGAACTCGCAAGTGGCTCCATGGCCTTGTTTCACTCAGGAAGAGGCGGCAGCCGTAGAGCGGGTGTTGCTCTCTAACCGCGTGAATTACTGGACCGGCACCGAGGGCCGCGACTTTGAAAAGGAGTTCGCCGCCTGGGTTGGTGCACGGTATGCCGTCGCGCTCGCTAACGGCACGGTTGCGCTAGACCTCGCCCTCAAGGGCCTGGACATTGGTCCGGGTGATGAGGTGATTGTGACCCCGCGTACGTTTTTGGCCTCCGTATCCTGCGTGGTGACTGCTGGGGCGACGCCAGTATTCGCCGATGTCGATCGCGACAGCGGCAACCTTACTGCGCAAACTATCGCAGCAGTGATGACGCCGAAAACCAAAGCGGTGATCTGTGTTCATCTGGCGGGTTGGCCCTGCGATATGGACCCAATCATGGCGTTGGCCGAAGAACACAGTTTTTTTGTCATCGAAGATTGCGCGCAGGCCCATGGTGCACGGTACAAAGGCCGTAGTGTGGGCAGCATTGGTCACGTTGGGGCCTGGAGTTTCTGCCAGGACAAGATCATGACCACCGGAGGAGAGGGGGGCATGGTTACCACCAGCGACGCTGAGTTGTGGTCGCGCATGTGGAGCTATAAAGACCATGGAAAGAGCTGGTCGGCAGTTTACGAGCGCCAGCATCCTCCGGGTTTTCGCTGGCTGCATGAATCCTTTGGCACGAACTGGCGTATGACCGAGATGCAATCAGCCATTGGCCGGATTCAGCTCAAGCGCATGCGGGAATGGACGCGCAAGCGCCAGGTGAATGCAATGGCGATTATGGATGTACTGCAGGAGTTTGATGGCCAAGGCGGCGTTATACGTGCGCCGGGCCAGCGAGCCTGCGACGGCTGTAATCGTGCGGGCGAGTGTGTAATTGAAGCGGACGGTAGTGGGTGTGTGCACGCCCAGTACAAGCTCTACGCGTATGTACAACCCCATAACCTTGCCCAGGGTTGGTCGCGTGACCGAATTGTTGCTGAGGTTTGTGCGGAGGGAGTGCCCTGCTTTCAGGGTGGCTGCTCTGAGGTATATTTAGAGAAAGCTTTTGAAAACACGAATTGGCGCCCAAAGAGTCGCCTACCGGTGGCAAGAGAGCTGGGCGAAACAAGCTTGATGTTTCTGGTGCACCCAACCTTAACCGAGTCAGATATTCAAAAGACCTGCGCGGTGCTTCGGAAAGTACTTCAATGGGCAGAAGCCTAA